One Curtobacterium sp. MCLR17_007 DNA window includes the following coding sequences:
- a CDS encoding flagellar basal body protein codes for MFDSVTSAALQSALDGLSMRQRVIANNIANVNTTNYHAEKVQFEDALAQSVVDGSGRTTPTVARSLEPTNTNGNNVNLDEETLSNVDTVLRYQFATQAMNSELTSVRAAMRTNS; via the coding sequence GTGTTCGATTCCGTGACGTCGGCGGCGCTGCAGAGCGCGCTCGACGGCCTGTCGATGCGCCAGCGTGTGATCGCGAACAACATCGCGAACGTCAACACCACGAACTACCACGCCGAGAAGGTGCAGTTCGAGGACGCCCTCGCCCAGTCCGTCGTCGACGGGTCCGGCCGCACCACGCCGACCGTCGCACGGAGCCTCGAGCCCACGAACACCAACGGCAACAACGTCAACCTCGACGAGGAGACGCTCTCCAACGTCGACACCGTGCTGCGCTACCAGTTCGCCACGCAGGCGATGAACTCGGAGCTGACGAGCGTCCGCGCCGCGATGCGGACGAACTCGTGA
- a CDS encoding flagellar basal body rod C-terminal domain-containing protein: MTTFDAIGIASTGLTVHRKWLDAISDNIANVNTVRSMDDSAFQARYVEVQEGAGVSGAYVKGAAFGSAAGRVTYDPDNPLANAEGYVRMPDIDLGTQMADLIMAQRGYQANAAVVDRAKTAYEAALQIGKN, translated from the coding sequence GTGACGACCTTCGACGCGATCGGCATCGCGAGCACCGGCCTCACCGTGCACCGGAAGTGGCTCGACGCGATCTCGGACAACATCGCGAACGTCAACACCGTGCGGTCGATGGACGACTCGGCGTTCCAGGCCCGCTACGTCGAGGTCCAGGAGGGCGCCGGCGTCTCCGGCGCCTACGTCAAGGGCGCCGCGTTCGGTAGCGCCGCCGGCCGCGTGACCTACGACCCGGACAACCCGCTCGCGAACGCCGAGGGGTACGTCCGCATGCCGGACATCGACCTCGGCACGCAGATGGCGGACCTCATCATGGCCCAGCGCGGCTACCAGGCGAACGCCGCCGTGGTCGACCGTGCCAAGACCGCCTACGAGGCGGCACTGCAGATCGGGAAGAACTGA
- the fliE gene encoding flagellar hook-basal body complex protein FliE, whose translation MPIDAVNGVTTNALSGVFGTSQATTPATGTQPTTGTDGSFAATLGSAVDGLQDLQSTSKTLAVKAVTGNLDDIHDATIASTRAQVTLELMAAVRNKGVDAFNEIMRMQA comes from the coding sequence ATGCCCATCGACGCCGTCAACGGCGTGACCACGAACGCGCTCTCCGGCGTGTTCGGCACGTCCCAGGCCACGACGCCCGCCACCGGCACGCAGCCCACGACCGGCACCGACGGGTCGTTCGCGGCCACCCTCGGCAGCGCCGTCGACGGGCTGCAGGACCTGCAGAGCACGTCGAAGACCCTGGCCGTCAAGGCCGTCACCGGCAACCTCGACGACATCCACGACGCCACCATCGCGTCCACCCGCGCGCAGGTCACGCTCGAGCTCATGGCCGCCGTCCGCAACAAGGGCGTCGACGCCTTCAACGAGATCATGAGGATGCAGGCCTGA
- the fliF gene encoding flagellar basal-body MS-ring/collar protein FliF: MPAALQNLFGRLGAYVKGFSAAQRTIAILAVAALVLGGVALASWLGKPSYAPLFTGLAAADASSVTDQLTTDGVPFQLTDGGATILVPQSSVYTERLKAASNGLPSSNEGGYSLLDKMGVTSSEFQQDVTYKRAIEGELAKTISAMDGVQTATVQLAIPEKSVFVSEEKDPTASVFIATKNGTELTSDQVQSIVHLTSAAVEGMQPTDVSVVDAKGQTLSAVGTGATGSGADQAADYDATTSKKIQDLLDTTLGAGNASVVVSATMNQNTGTRTSEAYTTPTTGPVALNESSTTEEYGSGAAGGKGATGVLGPDNIAVPNGTASGAANGDGGYKNESATKNNAVDKTTETTQIPSGGVDRQTVSVALNSKAASVQNANLQSINDLVAAAAGADTTRGDQVKVAMMDFDTTTADEAAKALKAQQAADEQEALWSSIRTAGIAVGIALALIALIVFLARRGRRQERESVDVGELDAFGAAFELPLAVDAAAGRSGLAAGADAPTVALPTLPHDDAPTEVLTTDEISAERRRQDIANLAERDPKRTAELLRGLLDDRTSV, encoded by the coding sequence ATGCCCGCCGCACTGCAGAACCTGTTCGGACGCCTCGGCGCCTACGTCAAGGGCTTCTCCGCCGCCCAGCGCACGATCGCCATCCTGGCGGTCGCGGCGCTCGTCCTCGGCGGGGTCGCCCTGGCCTCGTGGCTCGGCAAGCCGTCCTACGCGCCGCTGTTCACGGGCCTGGCCGCGGCCGACGCCAGCAGCGTCACCGACCAGCTCACCACCGACGGCGTGCCGTTCCAGCTCACCGACGGCGGCGCGACGATCCTCGTGCCGCAGTCGTCGGTGTACACCGAGCGGTTGAAGGCGGCGTCGAACGGCCTGCCGTCGTCGAACGAGGGTGGCTACTCGCTGCTCGACAAGATGGGCGTCACGAGCTCCGAGTTCCAGCAGGACGTCACCTACAAGCGCGCGATCGAGGGTGAGCTCGCGAAGACGATCTCGGCGATGGACGGCGTGCAGACCGCCACCGTGCAGCTCGCGATCCCCGAGAAGTCCGTGTTCGTGTCCGAGGAGAAGGACCCGACCGCGTCGGTGTTCATCGCGACGAAGAACGGCACCGAGCTGACCAGCGACCAGGTGCAGTCGATCGTGCACCTGACGAGCGCCGCGGTCGAGGGCATGCAGCCCACCGACGTGTCCGTCGTCGACGCGAAGGGCCAGACCCTGTCCGCCGTCGGCACCGGGGCGACGGGGAGCGGCGCCGACCAGGCCGCCGACTACGACGCCACCACGTCGAAGAAGATCCAGGACCTGCTCGACACCACGCTCGGCGCCGGCAACGCCAGCGTCGTGGTGTCGGCGACGATGAACCAGAACACAGGCACCCGCACCTCGGAGGCCTACACGACCCCGACGACCGGACCCGTGGCGCTCAACGAGTCGTCGACCACCGAGGAGTACGGCTCCGGCGCGGCCGGCGGCAAGGGCGCCACGGGTGTCCTCGGGCCGGACAACATCGCGGTCCCGAACGGCACGGCGTCCGGTGCCGCGAACGGCGACGGCGGGTACAAGAACGAGTCGGCGACGAAGAACAACGCCGTCGACAAGACCACCGAGACCACGCAGATCCCGTCCGGCGGCGTCGACCGGCAGACCGTCTCGGTCGCCCTCAACAGCAAGGCCGCGTCGGTGCAGAACGCGAACCTGCAGAGCATCAACGACCTGGTGGCCGCGGCCGCCGGGGCCGACACCACCCGCGGCGACCAGGTCAAGGTCGCGATGATGGACTTCGACACGACCACCGCCGACGAGGCCGCCAAGGCACTCAAGGCGCAGCAGGCCGCCGACGAGCAGGAGGCCCTCTGGTCCTCGATCCGCACCGCGGGCATCGCGGTCGGGATCGCGCTGGCGCTGATCGCGCTCATCGTCTTCCTCGCTCGTCGGGGACGCCGTCAGGAGCGCGAGAGCGTCGACGTCGGCGAGCTCGACGCGTTCGGCGCGGCCTTCGAGCTGCCCCTGGCCGTCGACGCCGCCGCCGGTCGCTCCGGACTCGCAGCGGGTGCGGACGCGCCGACCGTCGCACTGCCCACGCTGCCGCACGACGACGCCCCG